One Zeugodacus cucurbitae isolate PBARC_wt_2022May chromosome 3, idZeuCucr1.2, whole genome shotgun sequence genomic region harbors:
- the LOC105219400 gene encoding probable phospholipid-transporting ATPase IIB isoform X2, with product MDDASQSSATTPMAARENIPLINRPRRRWYLFSCWRKWFSPRELRARTVHLGRATTEKFPPNEIRNQKYNVITFLPLVLFEQFRFFLNLYFLLMALSQFIPDIRIGYPYTYWGPLSFVLMVTIGREAVDDLRRHQRDHEVNSQKYKRLTVNETPGYEMVPSSKLKVGDMIIVEKNERVPADLVLLRTSDKSGSVFVRTDQLDGETDWKLRLAVPLTQKLNKDADLFNIDASVYIEKPQNDIHSFIGTFSMHDGGDETGLNVENTLWANTVVAAGTATGIVIYTGCETRSVMNNSQPRSKVGLLDVEINGLTKVLFCAVLGLSLVMMMLKGFSGPWYRYMFRFVLLFSYIIPISLRVNLDMGKAFYSWQMQNDPEIQGTVVRSTTIPEELGRISYVLTDKTGTLTQNEMVFKKIHLGIVSHDNDTFHTIGHIIQNLAPTILAQSAPAVGGGGGASGNSGAGEQQQPPLIITNKPMYSGNRMRHPEGWREWEAVKALALCHNVTPITDEDDNKSVSTSSTYTSSAGGSTSPTKSVINVESSASEHQYQASSPDEIALVKWTAEVGLTLIARDINSMTLQMKTRKSKGESADGMLQFQILQLFPFTSESKRMGIIVRDSGSGEITFYLKGADVVMTSIVQYNDWLSEESGNMAREGLRTLVVAKKVLSEEQYNDFETRISAARLSVTDRVAKVAAVIESLEREMELLCLTGVEDRLQDGVRPTLELLRNAGVRVWMLTGDKLETACCIAKSSQLIGRNQGLHVLRSVSTRTEAHAELNNFRRKQGHALVISGESLEVCLQYYRPEFLELATASPAVVCCRCSPTQKAQVVQLIQHHTGKRTCAVGDGGNDVSMIQQADAGVGIEGREGRQASLAGDFSVPQFSHIAKLLLVHGRRSYKRSAALSQFVIHRGLIITTLQAVFSAVFYLSSVALYQGFLMVGYSTLYTMFPVFSLVLDQDITSTTAVTYPELYKDLSKGRSLSYKTFFIWVLISIYQGGVIMYGALILFEDEFIHIVAISFSALIVTELIMVALTVRTWHRLMVLAELFSLALYLISLAVLHEYFDWEFIWSYDFLWKVSIITLVSCFPLYIIKFLRKKCSPPSYLKLS from the exons ATGGACGACGCGTCGCAAAGTTCTGCAACTACGCCGATGGCGGCTCGAGAGAATATTCCGCTTATAAATCGACCCAGACGACGTTGGTATTTATTCAG TTGTTGGCGCAAATGGTTCTCACCACGCGAACTACGCGCTCGCACCGTCCATTTGGGTCGTGCGACAACAGAAAAATTCCCACCGAACGAGATACGCAATCAGAAATACAATGTGATCACGTTCCTGCCGCTCGTACTATTCGAGCAATTCCGTTTCTTTCTAAATCTCTATTTCCTACTCATGGCATTGTCACAATTTATACCCGACATACGTATCGGTTATCCGTACACCTATTGGGGACCGCTTAGTTTTGTGCTGATGGTGACAATCGGACGTGAGGCAGTCGACGATTTGCGACGACATCAACGTGATCATGAGGTGAACTCACAGAAATACAAGAGGCTAACCGTGAATGAGACACCAGGCTATGAGATGGTGCCGTCATCGAAACTGAAAGTGGGCGATATGATTATTGTGGAGAAGAACGAACGTGTACCGGCCGATTTAGTGCTGTTGCGCACCAGCGATAAGAGTGGCTCCGTTTTCGTGCGCACCGATCAATTGGATG GTGAAACTGATTGGAAACTACGCTTAGCAGTGCCGCTTACACAGAAGTTGAACAAGGATGCCGATTTGTTTAATATTGATGCCAGTGTTTATATTGAGAAGCCTCAAAATGATATACACTCTTTCATAGGCACATTTTCGATG CACGATGGTGGCGATGAAACTGGTCTAAATGTGGAGAATACATTGTGGGCGAATACGGTGGTCGCTGCCGGCACCGCCACTGGCATTGTCATCTATACAGGCTGTGAAACGCGTAGCGTAATGAATAACTCACAGCCACGTTCTAAAGTTGGTTTACTCGATGTGGAGATTAATGGTTTGACAAAG GTGCTCTTCTGTGCCGTGCTCGGTCTATCGCTCGTCATGATGATGCTTAAAGGTTTCAGCGGTCCCTGGTATCGTTACATGTTCCGTTTTGTACTACTCTTCTCCTACATCATACCCATCAGCTTGCGCGTCAATTTGGATATGGGTAAAGCCTTCTATTCGTGGCAAATGCAAAATGATCCGGAGATACAAGGCACCGTCGTACGTTCGACAACCATACCCGAAGAGCTCGGCCGCATATCGTACGTGCTAACGGATAAAACAGGCACGCTAACGCAAAATGAAATGGTTTTCAAAAAGATACACTTGGGCATAGTCTCACATGACAATGACACATTTCATACAATCGGTCACATAATACAGAATTTAGCGCCCACAATACTGGCACAAAGTGCACCAgccgttggtggtggtggtggtgcctCTGGTAATAGCGGTGCtggtgaacaacaacaaccaccgttaattataacaaataaacCAATGTATTCCGGCAATCGCATGCGTCACCCGGAGGGTTGGCGTGAATGGGAGGCGGTTAAGGCGTTGGCGTTATGTCACAATGTTACACCGATCACTGATGAGGACGATAACAAGTCGGTGTCGACGTCATCGACCTACACATCATCGGCAG GTGGTTCCACTTCACCTACAAAATCTGTGATAAATGTTGAATCCAGCGCATCGGAGCACCAGTATCAGGCTTCCTCACCCGATGAGATTGCGCTCGTCAAGTGGACGGCTGAAGTTGGTTTAACCTTAATTGCGCGTGACATTAATTCGATGACTTTGCAAATGAAAACGAGAAAAT CCAAAGGCGAATCCGCAGATGGCATGCTGCAATTCCAAATACTCCAGCTGTTCCCCTTCACCAGCGAGAGCAAACGTATGGGCATTATAGTGCGCGATTCCGGTTCCGGCGAAATCACTTTCTATCTCAAAGGCGCCGACGTAGTCATGACCTCCATCGTGCAGTACAACGATTGGTTGAGCGAAGAATCGGGCAATATGGCACGCGAAGGTCTGCGCACCTTGGTCGTGGCCAAGAAAGTGCTCTCCGAGGagcaatataatgattttgagACACGCATAAGTGCGGCACGTCTCAGTGTGACCGATCGTGTAGCGAAAGTGGCGGCAGTGATTGAGTCTTTGGAGCGTGAAATGGAGTTGCTCTGCTTGACGG GCGTTGAGGATCGTCTGCAGGATGGCGTGCGTCCCACACTCGAGCTGTTGCGCAACGCCGGTGTGCGTGTGTGGATGTTGACGGGTGACAAACTCGAGACCGCCTGCTGCATTGCCAAATCATCACAGTTGATTGGACGCAATCAGGGCTTGCATGTGTTGCGCTCCGTGTCGACTCGCACCGAAGCGCACGCCGAGCTGAATAACTTCCGGCGCAAGCAAGGACATGCGCTCGTTATATCGGGTGAATCGCTCGAGGTCTGTCTACAATATTATCGGCCGGAATTCCTCGAACTTGCCACGGCCAGTCCGGCAGTGGTGTGTTGCCGCTGCAGTCCCACACAGAAGGCGCAAGTGGTGCAACTGATACAACATCACACGGGCAAACGTACGTGCGCTGTTGGCGATGGTGGCAACGACGTGAGCATGATACAACAAGCCGATGCCGGTGTGGGCATCGAGGGACGTGAAGGACGTCAAGCTTCTCTCGCTGGCGATTTTAGCGTACCACAATTCTCGCATATTGCCAAACTGCTGCTGGTGCATGGTCGTCGCTCGTATAAACGCTCGGCGGCGCTCTCACAATTCGTCATACATCGTGGTTTAATCATAACAACACTACAAGCGGTCTTCTCCGCTGTCTTCTATCTCAGCTCGGTGGCTTTGTATCAGGGTTTCCTCATGGTCGGCTACTCAACGTTGTACACCATGTTTCCCGTTTTCTCTTTGGTGCTGGATCAAGACATTACATCGACTACAGCGGTCACCTACCCAGAGTTGTATAAGGATCTATCCAAGGGTCGTAGTTTAAGCTACAAAACATTCTTCATTTGGGTGCTTATCAGCATATACCAGGGCGGTGTGATTATGTATGGTGCGCTCATACTCTTCGAGGATGAATTCATACATATTGTGGCGATTAGCTTCTCGGCGCTCATTGTTACCGAGCTGATAATGGTGGCGTTGACAGTGCGCACGTGGCATCG CCTTATGGTATTAGCTGAACTCTTCAGTTTGGCCCTCTACTTGATATCTTTGGCTGTGTTGCACGAGTATTTCG ATTGGGAGTTCATCTGGTCGTATGATTTCCTTTGGAAGGTCTCCATAATCACACTAGTATCCTGCTTCCCtttgtatattataaaattcttgCGCAAAAAATGTTCGCCGCCCTCATATTTAAAGTTGTCGTAA
- the LOC105219400 gene encoding probable phospholipid-transporting ATPase IIB isoform X3, with product MSEVVENKETTGKELVKLKLSAKFFLILYFCWRKWFSPRELRARTVHLGRATTEKFPPNEIRNQKYNVITFLPLVLFEQFRFFLNLYFLLMALSQFIPDIRIGYPYTYWGPLSFVLMVTIGREAVDDLRRHQRDHEVNSQKYKRLTVNETPGYEMVPSSKLKVGDMIIVEKNERVPADLVLLRTSDKSGSVFVRTDQLDGETDWKLRLAVPLTQKLNKDADLFNIDASVYIEKPQNDIHSFIGTFSMHDGGDETGLNVENTLWANTVVAAGTATGIVIYTGCETRSVMNNSQPRSKVGLLDVEINGLTKVLFCAVLGLSLVMMMLKGFSGPWYRYMFRFVLLFSYIIPISLRVNLDMGKAFYSWQMQNDPEIQGTVVRSTTIPEELGRISYVLTDKTGTLTQNEMVFKKIHLGIVSHDNDTFHTIGHIIQNLAPTILAQSAPAVGGGGGASGNSGAGEQQQPPLIITNKPMYSGNRMRHPEGWREWEAVKALALCHNVTPITDEDDNKSVSTSSTYTSSAGGSTSPTKSVINVESSASEHQYQASSPDEIALVKWTAEVGLTLIARDINSMTLQMKTRKSKGESADGMLQFQILQLFPFTSESKRMGIIVRDSGSGEITFYLKGADVVMTSIVQYNDWLSEESGNMAREGLRTLVVAKKVLSEEQYNDFETRISAARLSVTDRVAKVAAVIESLEREMELLCLTGVEDRLQDGVRPTLELLRNAGVRVWMLTGDKLETACCIAKSSQLIGRNQGLHVLRSVSTRTEAHAELNNFRRKQGHALVISGESLEVCLQYYRPEFLELATASPAVVCCRCSPTQKAQVVQLIQHHTGKRTCAVGDGGNDVSMIQQADAGVGIEGREGRQASLAGDFSVPQFSHIAKLLLVHGRRSYKRSAALSQFVIHRGLIITTLQAVFSAVFYLSSVALYQGFLMVGYSTLYTMFPVFSLVLDQDITSTTAVTYPELYKDLSKGRSLSYKTFFIWVLISIYQGGVIMYGALILFEDEFIHIVAISFSALIVTELIMVALTVRTWHRLMVLAELFSLALYLISLAVLHEYFDWEFIWSYDFLWKVSIITLVSCFPLYIIKFLRKKCSPPSYLKLS from the exons ATGTCGGAAGTTGTCGAAAATAAAGAGACGACGGGCAAGGAATTGGTGAAGTTGAAGCTGAGCGCAAAATTTTTCCTAATACTTTATTT TTGTTGGCGCAAATGGTTCTCACCACGCGAACTACGCGCTCGCACCGTCCATTTGGGTCGTGCGACAACAGAAAAATTCCCACCGAACGAGATACGCAATCAGAAATACAATGTGATCACGTTCCTGCCGCTCGTACTATTCGAGCAATTCCGTTTCTTTCTAAATCTCTATTTCCTACTCATGGCATTGTCACAATTTATACCCGACATACGTATCGGTTATCCGTACACCTATTGGGGACCGCTTAGTTTTGTGCTGATGGTGACAATCGGACGTGAGGCAGTCGACGATTTGCGACGACATCAACGTGATCATGAGGTGAACTCACAGAAATACAAGAGGCTAACCGTGAATGAGACACCAGGCTATGAGATGGTGCCGTCATCGAAACTGAAAGTGGGCGATATGATTATTGTGGAGAAGAACGAACGTGTACCGGCCGATTTAGTGCTGTTGCGCACCAGCGATAAGAGTGGCTCCGTTTTCGTGCGCACCGATCAATTGGATG GTGAAACTGATTGGAAACTACGCTTAGCAGTGCCGCTTACACAGAAGTTGAACAAGGATGCCGATTTGTTTAATATTGATGCCAGTGTTTATATTGAGAAGCCTCAAAATGATATACACTCTTTCATAGGCACATTTTCGATG CACGATGGTGGCGATGAAACTGGTCTAAATGTGGAGAATACATTGTGGGCGAATACGGTGGTCGCTGCCGGCACCGCCACTGGCATTGTCATCTATACAGGCTGTGAAACGCGTAGCGTAATGAATAACTCACAGCCACGTTCTAAAGTTGGTTTACTCGATGTGGAGATTAATGGTTTGACAAAG GTGCTCTTCTGTGCCGTGCTCGGTCTATCGCTCGTCATGATGATGCTTAAAGGTTTCAGCGGTCCCTGGTATCGTTACATGTTCCGTTTTGTACTACTCTTCTCCTACATCATACCCATCAGCTTGCGCGTCAATTTGGATATGGGTAAAGCCTTCTATTCGTGGCAAATGCAAAATGATCCGGAGATACAAGGCACCGTCGTACGTTCGACAACCATACCCGAAGAGCTCGGCCGCATATCGTACGTGCTAACGGATAAAACAGGCACGCTAACGCAAAATGAAATGGTTTTCAAAAAGATACACTTGGGCATAGTCTCACATGACAATGACACATTTCATACAATCGGTCACATAATACAGAATTTAGCGCCCACAATACTGGCACAAAGTGCACCAgccgttggtggtggtggtggtgcctCTGGTAATAGCGGTGCtggtgaacaacaacaaccaccgttaattataacaaataaacCAATGTATTCCGGCAATCGCATGCGTCACCCGGAGGGTTGGCGTGAATGGGAGGCGGTTAAGGCGTTGGCGTTATGTCACAATGTTACACCGATCACTGATGAGGACGATAACAAGTCGGTGTCGACGTCATCGACCTACACATCATCGGCAG GTGGTTCCACTTCACCTACAAAATCTGTGATAAATGTTGAATCCAGCGCATCGGAGCACCAGTATCAGGCTTCCTCACCCGATGAGATTGCGCTCGTCAAGTGGACGGCTGAAGTTGGTTTAACCTTAATTGCGCGTGACATTAATTCGATGACTTTGCAAATGAAAACGAGAAAAT CCAAAGGCGAATCCGCAGATGGCATGCTGCAATTCCAAATACTCCAGCTGTTCCCCTTCACCAGCGAGAGCAAACGTATGGGCATTATAGTGCGCGATTCCGGTTCCGGCGAAATCACTTTCTATCTCAAAGGCGCCGACGTAGTCATGACCTCCATCGTGCAGTACAACGATTGGTTGAGCGAAGAATCGGGCAATATGGCACGCGAAGGTCTGCGCACCTTGGTCGTGGCCAAGAAAGTGCTCTCCGAGGagcaatataatgattttgagACACGCATAAGTGCGGCACGTCTCAGTGTGACCGATCGTGTAGCGAAAGTGGCGGCAGTGATTGAGTCTTTGGAGCGTGAAATGGAGTTGCTCTGCTTGACGG GCGTTGAGGATCGTCTGCAGGATGGCGTGCGTCCCACACTCGAGCTGTTGCGCAACGCCGGTGTGCGTGTGTGGATGTTGACGGGTGACAAACTCGAGACCGCCTGCTGCATTGCCAAATCATCACAGTTGATTGGACGCAATCAGGGCTTGCATGTGTTGCGCTCCGTGTCGACTCGCACCGAAGCGCACGCCGAGCTGAATAACTTCCGGCGCAAGCAAGGACATGCGCTCGTTATATCGGGTGAATCGCTCGAGGTCTGTCTACAATATTATCGGCCGGAATTCCTCGAACTTGCCACGGCCAGTCCGGCAGTGGTGTGTTGCCGCTGCAGTCCCACACAGAAGGCGCAAGTGGTGCAACTGATACAACATCACACGGGCAAACGTACGTGCGCTGTTGGCGATGGTGGCAACGACGTGAGCATGATACAACAAGCCGATGCCGGTGTGGGCATCGAGGGACGTGAAGGACGTCAAGCTTCTCTCGCTGGCGATTTTAGCGTACCACAATTCTCGCATATTGCCAAACTGCTGCTGGTGCATGGTCGTCGCTCGTATAAACGCTCGGCGGCGCTCTCACAATTCGTCATACATCGTGGTTTAATCATAACAACACTACAAGCGGTCTTCTCCGCTGTCTTCTATCTCAGCTCGGTGGCTTTGTATCAGGGTTTCCTCATGGTCGGCTACTCAACGTTGTACACCATGTTTCCCGTTTTCTCTTTGGTGCTGGATCAAGACATTACATCGACTACAGCGGTCACCTACCCAGAGTTGTATAAGGATCTATCCAAGGGTCGTAGTTTAAGCTACAAAACATTCTTCATTTGGGTGCTTATCAGCATATACCAGGGCGGTGTGATTATGTATGGTGCGCTCATACTCTTCGAGGATGAATTCATACATATTGTGGCGATTAGCTTCTCGGCGCTCATTGTTACCGAGCTGATAATGGTGGCGTTGACAGTGCGCACGTGGCATCG CCTTATGGTATTAGCTGAACTCTTCAGTTTGGCCCTCTACTTGATATCTTTGGCTGTGTTGCACGAGTATTTCG ATTGGGAGTTCATCTGGTCGTATGATTTCCTTTGGAAGGTCTCCATAATCACACTAGTATCCTGCTTCCCtttgtatattataaaattcttgCGCAAAAAATGTTCGCCGCCCTCATATTTAAAGTTGTCGTAA